In Vibrio alfacsensis, the genomic stretch TAACCCATACCACTTTTCCTTGGTGTTTCATATTGATACTCCCTTACTATTTGATAACTGATGATTTGCGATGGTCTGCCCGCGGATAGTCGATATAGCCTTTTTCACCCGCGGTATATAAAGTTCCACGATCAAACTTCGCCAACTCATGATTATTCTGGGTGCGCGTAACAAAATCTGGATTGGCAATAAAGTGGCGTGCAAACGAGACAGCGTCTCCCACACGGTTTTGAATAGCGCTCTTTGCTGATGCAGCATCAAAGCCATCATTAAGGATAATCGCGCCAGAAAAATGCTCTTTTACTAACGCAAATGCATCAATTTCTTCCGTTGGTGCCCGCATAACGTGAACATATGCTAACGCCAAATGACGACTTGCTTGCAATAACTTGATATGACTTTCTACTGGGTTGCTATCCTGCGTATCGTTATATTGGTTGCCCGGATTGATCCTCAAACCCACTCGATTGGGAAACACCTCCGTCATTGCCTGCATGCACTCAACAGCAAAACGAATCCGGTTGTCAGTCGTCCCCCCATATTCATCAGTGCGCATGTTGGTACTACTGCACAAAAATTGCATTGGAAGATATCCACTGGTGCAATGCAGCTCAACACCGTCAAATCCAGCTAATTTGGCATTTTTCGCCGCTTGACGGTGTTCTTCAATGACCACTTTGACCTCTTGTGTCGACAGTGCTCTAGGTACATCAAAGGCCTGCATACCAGCAGAGTCAGTATAGACAGAGCCATCCGATTGAATCGCAGATGGGGCTACCGTTTCCGTCCCTTTTGGTTTGATGTAACGGCTTCCAATCCGGCCAGAGTGCATGATTTGCAGAACGATCTTTCCACCTTGTTGATGTACCGCATCGGTCACCTTTTGCCAAGCTTCAATATGCTCTGACGTTTCAATACCCGGTTGGCGACAATAGGCTTGCCCTGTTACGGTGGGCCATGTCCCTTCTGCCACGATCAAACCTGCACTTGCACGTTCAGCATAATACTTAACCATCATCGCAGTTGGCGTGCCATTTGAGCTCGCTCTATTGCGTGTCATTGGTGCCATGACTATTCGGTTTTTGATTGGAATATCACCAAGTGATATCGGATTGAATAAACTTACCGTGTGATCAGATGGAGCATTCATCAACGTATCTTCACTAAATTGCGTTGTCATTGAGCACCTCCTAATCGAGTGCTGTAATCAACGCAGCCGCTCGGCCACCATCGACGGGTAAGTTAACCCCTGTGATATAGCTTGATTCGTCACTGGCCAAAAAGCCAATCGCAGCCGCCAGTTCATGAGGTTGTCCAACTCGGCCCATTGGGATAAGTCGCTCCGTTTTACGTTTCGCCTCATCATCAGACAGCATTCCTTGTGTAGCAGGAGTTTCAACCACTGACGGCATCACACAATTCACACGAATACCAAAAGGCGCGCCCTCTACAGCAGCGGCTCGGGAGAAATTA encodes the following:
- a CDS encoding alkene reductase, with translation MTTQFSEDTLMNAPSDHTVSLFNPISLGDIPIKNRIVMAPMTRNRASSNGTPTAMMVKYYAERASAGLIVAEGTWPTVTGQAYCRQPGIETSEHIEAWQKVTDAVHQQGGKIVLQIMHSGRIGSRYIKPKGTETVAPSAIQSDGSVYTDSAGMQAFDVPRALSTQEVKVVIEEHRQAAKNAKLAGFDGVELHCTSGYLPMQFLCSSTNMRTDEYGGTTDNRIRFAVECMQAMTEVFPNRVGLRINPGNQYNDTQDSNPVESHIKLLQASRHLALAYVHVMRAPTEEIDAFALVKEHFSGAIILNDGFDAASAKSAIQNRVGDAVSFARHFIANPDFVTRTQNNHELAKFDRGTLYTAGEKGYIDYPRADHRKSSVIK